In Promicromonospora sp. Populi, one genomic interval encodes:
- a CDS encoding type I restriction endonuclease translates to MDIAERIASLATKIEQQKANIATEEATKNAFIMPFIAHVLGYDVFNPDEVVPEFTADVGTKKGEKIDYAIVKNGEVQILIEAKAVGAPLTLNHASQLFRYFAAANARIAILTNGQRYHFFTDLDRPNRMDETPFLQLDLLELDESLIPEVQKLTKETFDVDSVVSAAEELRYIGALKRTLASQFRDADDEWVKGLTSRVYEGSFTQKVREQFRGLVTKAMRQFLADQVNDRIKAALGGKVYATVGSTDLTAGASVEASLDESGSGERGLETTLEEIEAFQIVRAIACSEVPPVRIVQRDTKSYMGVLLDDNNRKPVARLHFNTGQKYLGLFDEEKVETRHAIESLDQIYDHAEHIRKTVHNYE, encoded by the coding sequence ATGGATATCGCAGAACGGATCGCGTCACTGGCGACGAAGATCGAGCAGCAAAAAGCGAACATCGCCACAGAAGAGGCGACCAAGAATGCATTCATCATGCCGTTCATCGCGCACGTTCTTGGCTACGACGTCTTCAATCCGGACGAGGTAGTCCCGGAGTTCACCGCCGACGTCGGCACCAAGAAGGGCGAGAAGATCGACTATGCGATCGTCAAGAACGGCGAGGTCCAGATCCTGATCGAGGCCAAAGCGGTCGGCGCGCCCCTGACGCTGAACCACGCCTCACAGCTCTTCCGCTACTTCGCCGCCGCCAACGCCCGGATCGCCATCCTGACGAACGGCCAGCGGTATCACTTCTTCACGGACCTCGACAGGCCCAACCGCATGGACGAGACACCGTTCCTGCAGCTGGACCTGCTGGAGCTCGACGAATCGCTCATCCCAGAGGTCCAGAAGCTGACCAAGGAGACCTTCGATGTGGACTCCGTGGTCAGCGCCGCCGAGGAGCTCAGGTACATCGGCGCGCTCAAGAGAACTCTCGCGTCTCAGTTTCGCGACGCGGACGACGAGTGGGTCAAGGGCCTGACCAGCCGCGTCTACGAAGGATCGTTCACCCAGAAGGTGCGCGAACAGTTCCGTGGCCTCGTGACGAAGGCGATGCGGCAGTTTCTCGCCGATCAGGTGAACGACCGGATCAAGGCCGCGCTGGGCGGGAAGGTGTACGCCACCGTCGGTTCCACGGACCTCACGGCCGGGGCCTCCGTCGAGGCGAGCCTCGACGAGTCCGGCTCCGGAGAACGAGGGCTCGAGACCACGCTCGAGGAGATCGAGGCCTTCCAGATCGTGCGTGCGATCGCCTGCAGTGAGGTCCCACCCGTTCGGATCGTCCAGCGTGACACCAAGAGCTACATGGGCGTGCTGCTGGACGACAACAACCGCAAGCCGGTCGCGAGGCTCCACTTCAACACGGGGCAGAAGTACCTCGGCCTCTTCGACGAGGAGAAGGTCGAGACCCGGCACGCGATCGAGTCGC